One genomic segment of Fusobacterium mortiferum ATCC 9817 includes these proteins:
- a CDS encoding HTH domain-containing protein, which produces MNLKQIKIECLNRNITMTELAKKLNISRVWLYNRIQKQDEETLIKIKNIFDSAVIK; this is translated from the coding sequence GTGAATTTGAAACAAATTAAAATTGAATGTTTAAATAGAAATATCACAATGACAGAATTAGCTAAAAAGTTAAATATTTCAAGAGTTTGGTTATATAATAGAATCCAAAAACAAGATGAAGAAACATTAATAAAAATTAAAAATATTTTTGATTCTGCCGTTATTAAATAA
- a CDS encoding TrkH family potassium uptake protein, which translates to MKGVEILKSRYKLILGYTGVILLGVSIAMLTPLLTIPFFSYKKLEIFAFIATAFFTAVIGFNLKRFVAKETNVTMSIQEGGIVVLLSWITTLILSSLPFVISGQLNFVQAMFEVVSGYTTTGLSVVDVRETTHMVLLWRSVMQFLGGVGLVVIMLSAIIGPHGVGLYNAEARSDKLVPNIRKTTKMIMIIYVSYIIGGIILYVLAGMPIFDAINHSIAAVSTGGFSTKYESIGYYNSTTIELITIILMVLGTINFAAHAILWKGKVKEFLRIGEFKTMLFMFSLSIPLTLFFTTKDMFESLSKSIRVAVFEIISAVSTTGFSTVGYTDWNDFGIFILVLMMIIGGGTGSTAGGIKQYRVYILFKSLWWNIKSYVFPRNVVKEYSVNRADGKFYISDKHIIEVCSITTIYMIMFIISVIILMAHGYGMRESIFEIASCLSTVGLSIGITSPNAPNLVLIIETIMMFLGRLEFIVVFYSILRIIRDFKFIKSQNLEN; encoded by the coding sequence ATGAAAGGAGTAGAGATTTTAAAGAGTAGATATAAATTGATATTAGGATATACAGGGGTAATACTTTTAGGAGTAAGCATAGCAATGCTTACTCCATTACTTACTATTCCTTTTTTTTCATATAAAAAGTTAGAGATTTTCGCCTTTATAGCTACTGCTTTTTTTACTGCTGTAATAGGATTTAATCTAAAAAGATTTGTTGCTAAAGAAACAAATGTTACTATGTCTATTCAAGAAGGAGGAATAGTAGTATTATTATCATGGATTACTACTTTAATTTTATCATCTCTTCCTTTTGTAATATCAGGACAACTTAATTTTGTACAAGCTATGTTTGAAGTGGTAAGTGGATATACTACAACAGGGCTATCAGTTGTGGATGTAAGAGAGACTACCCATATGGTTTTACTTTGGAGAAGTGTTATGCAGTTTCTTGGTGGAGTTGGTCTTGTGGTAATTATGCTCTCTGCTATCATTGGTCCACATGGGGTAGGGCTTTATAATGCAGAGGCTCGTTCAGATAAATTAGTACCAAATATAAGAAAAACTACTAAGATGATAATGATAATCTATGTAAGCTATATTATAGGTGGAATTATTTTATATGTTTTAGCTGGAATGCCTATATTTGATGCTATCAATCATTCTATTGCTGCTGTATCTACAGGAGGATTTTCAACTAAATATGAAAGTATTGGATATTACAATAGTACAACAATAGAGCTTATTACAATTATACTTATGGTGTTAGGAACTATTAACTTTGCTGCTCATGCTATACTTTGGAAAGGAAAAGTTAAAGAGTTTTTAAGAATAGGAGAGTTTAAAACTATGTTATTTATGTTTTCTTTATCTATTCCATTAACATTATTTTTTACTACTAAAGATATGTTTGAAAGTTTATCTAAAAGTATTAGAGTAGCTGTATTTGAAATTATCTCTGCTGTATCTACTACAGGATTTTCTACTGTCGGTTATACCGATTGGAATGATTTTGGAATATTTATATTAGTTTTAATGATGATAATAGGAGGAGGAACTGGTTCTACTGCTGGAGGTATTAAGCAATATAGAGTCTATATTTTATTTAAATCTTTATGGTGGAATATAAAAAGTTATGTGTTTCCTAGAAATGTTGTAAAAGAGTATTCAGTAAATAGAGCTGATGGAAAGTTTTATATTTCTGATAAACATATTATAGAAGTTTGTTCTATAACTACTATATATATGATTATGTTTATTATCTCTGTAATTATTCTTATGGCTCATGGCTATGGTATGAGAGAGAGTATATTTGAAATAGCTTCTTGTTTGAGTACAGTAGGGTTATCAATAGGAATTACGTCTCCAAATGCCCCTAATCTAGTTCTTATTATAGAAACTATAATGATGTTTTTAGGTAGACTTGAATTTATAGTAGTTTTTTATTCTATTTTAAGAATAATTAGAGATTTTAAATTTATTAAATCACAAAATTTAGAAAATTAA
- a CDS encoding response regulator: protein MEKKKILIIDDERNIRMTLTYCLESEGYQVDTAINGEEGLDILLNQKKIYDLILLDIKMPGKTGMEVLKELRENENKSNVIMMTAYGTIKEAVTAIKLNAIDFISKPFTPDQIKALVAKVFSRENLQEDKLNTFEEYIEFAKLNIIEKKFDKAIEALRIAISKEPGLPDTHNLLGVIEEYKGNVDEAQKYYRAALALDPSYEPANSNLDRITELESIINDIKLG, encoded by the coding sequence ATGGAAAAGAAAAAAATATTAATAATAGATGATGAAAGAAATATAAGAATGACTCTTACTTATTGTCTTGAATCTGAAGGATATCAGGTAGATACAGCTATTAATGGAGAAGAAGGACTAGATATTCTTTTAAATCAAAAAAAAATATATGATTTAATTCTTTTAGACATTAAAATGCCTGGAAAAACAGGAATGGAAGTTTTAAAAGAATTGAGAGAAAATGAAAATAAAAGTAATGTAATAATGATGACAGCTTATGGAACTATAAAAGAAGCTGTTACTGCTATTAAATTAAATGCTATTGATTTTATTAGTAAACCTTTTACTCCAGACCAAATAAAAGCTTTAGTAGCTAAAGTTTTTTCAAGAGAAAATTTACAAGAGGATAAACTTAATACTTTTGAAGAATACATTGAGTTTGCTAAGCTTAATATTATAGAGAAAAAATTTGATAAAGCCATTGAAGCACTTAGAATAGCAATTAGTAAAGAACCTGGACTTCCAGATACCCATAACCTTTTAGGAGTAATTGAAGAATATAAAGGAAATGTTGATGAAGCACAAAAATATTATAGAGCAGCTTTAGCTTTAGACCCATCATATGAACCAGCTAATAGTAATCTTGATAGAATTACAGAATTAGAATCAATAATAAACGATATTAAATTGGGGTAG
- a CDS encoding phage replisome organizer N-terminal domain-containing protein, whose product MAKKYFWLKLKDNFFKQKSIKKLRKMAGGDTFTIIYLKMQLLSLTNEGKLYYEGVEDNFVEELALELDENVEDIQMTVLYLQKNNLIEFGELPDEYILPEVVGSIGSETAAAERKRQQRAREREKLLLENKKCDNVTTKSQLVTNSHTEIEKDIEIDKEIDIEREKKNHLLSLSYKEKLTELKKIIMKATNSNEHQVNLVFQPSRYQNIIDDLLLNIYNSDYLQGETDKIPPLSTYTTESQINKIMAGFYKTHNKAKDKIGIETLQYKTNNSLDDIL is encoded by the coding sequence ATGGCTAAAAAATACTTTTGGTTAAAGTTAAAAGATAATTTTTTTAAACAAAAGAGTATAAAAAAACTTAGGAAAATGGCTGGAGGAGATACATTTACCATCATCTATCTTAAAATGCAACTTTTATCTCTTACTAATGAAGGAAAGCTATATTATGAAGGGGTAGAAGATAATTTTGTAGAAGAGCTAGCTTTAGAACTAGATGAGAATGTTGAAGATATCCAAATGACAGTACTATATCTTCAAAAAAATAATCTCATAGAGTTTGGAGAGTTACCAGATGAATATATCCTACCAGAAGTAGTAGGAAGTATTGGTAGTGAAACAGCAGCAGCTGAAAGAAAAAGGCAACAAAGAGCAAGAGAAAGAGAAAAACTTTTACTTGAAAATAAAAAGTGTGACAATGTCACAACTAAGTCACAGCTTGTCACAAATAGTCACACAGAGATAGAGAAAGATATAGAGATAGATAAAGAGATAGATATAGAGAGAGAAAAGAAAAATCATCTCCTATCTCTCTCTTATAAAGAAAAACTTACTGAACTTAAAAAAATCATAATGAAAGCTACAAATAGTAATGAACATCAAGTAAATTTAGTTTTTCAGCCTAGTAGATATCAAAATATAATAGATGACTTACTTCTTAATATTTATAACTCTGATTATCTACAAGGAGAAACAGATAAAATCCCACCTTTATCTACTTATACAACGGAATCTCAAATTAATAAAATAATGGCTGGATTTTATAAAACTCATAATAAAGCTAAAGATAAAATAGGAATAGAAACACTTCAATATAAAACTAATAATAGTTTAGATGACATCCTATAA
- a CDS encoding sensor protein KdpD, which produces MSEEKKRLTPEEALKIYNKEKRGKLKIYLGYSPGVGKTYTMLREANIRVKRGEDICIGYIEPHDRKATTEQIGILEQIPTKDIEYAGKIYREVNVKKIIERHPDIVLIDELAHTNMKGSKNEKRYQDVLEILDAGINVHTTVNIQHLESLNDVVQTITGIVVKETIPDTVLTQADEVEVIDISFESLKERLERGEIYNLNTVSQALKNFFRKGNLSALREIALRQIAQEVDNNLNEYMNNKNIKTNWHTTERVLVSISSSPKASKVIRYGARIAQRYRCEFYVICVEEKSLLSKGYSLEDWKIIEKHEELARNLGAETIRLQGKNIVKEILKFSEEKRITQIVLGHSKRNKLTTFFKGSIINKIIEHSKGTEIRIIPWDL; this is translated from the coding sequence ATGTCAGAAGAAAAAAAGAGACTTACTCCAGAAGAGGCATTAAAAATCTATAACAAAGAAAAAAGAGGGAAATTAAAAATATATCTAGGATATTCTCCAGGAGTAGGTAAAACTTATACTATGCTTAGAGAAGCTAATATCAGAGTAAAAAGAGGAGAAGATATATGTATAGGTTATATTGAACCTCATGATAGAAAAGCTACTACTGAACAAATAGGTATTTTAGAACAAATTCCTACAAAAGACATTGAATATGCAGGAAAAATATATAGAGAGGTAAATGTAAAAAAAATAATTGAAAGACATCCAGATATTGTTTTAATAGATGAACTTGCCCATACTAATATGAAAGGAAGTAAGAATGAAAAAAGATATCAAGATGTTTTAGAAATTTTAGATGCAGGAATTAATGTACATACTACAGTAAATATTCAACATCTTGAAAGTTTGAATGATGTGGTACAAACTATTACAGGTATTGTAGTAAAAGAAACTATTCCTGATACAGTATTAACACAAGCTGATGAAGTAGAAGTTATAGATATATCTTTTGAAAGTTTAAAAGAAAGATTAGAGAGAGGAGAGATTTATAATCTAAATACTGTTTCACAAGCTTTAAAAAACTTCTTTAGAAAAGGAAATTTAAGTGCTTTAAGAGAAATTGCTCTTCGTCAAATAGCTCAAGAAGTAGATAATAATCTTAACGAATATATGAATAATAAAAATATCAAAACAAACTGGCACACAACAGAGAGAGTTTTAGTATCAATCTCATCAAGTCCTAAAGCTAGTAAAGTAATTAGATATGGAGCAAGAATTGCTCAAAGATATAGATGTGAATTTTATGTAATATGTGTAGAAGAAAAAAGTCTTTTATCAAAAGGTTATTCTTTAGAAGATTGGAAAATTATTGAAAAGCATGAGGAACTAGCTAGAAATTTAGGTGCAGAGACAATAAGATTGCAAGGAAAAAATATAGTAAAAGAAATATTAAAATTCTCAGAAGAGAAAAGAATTACTCAAATAGTTTTAGGACATAGTAAGAGAAATAAATTAACTACATTTTTTAAGGGATCGATTATAAACAAAATTATTGAACATTCAAAAGGAACTGAAATAAGAATTATTCCTTGGGATTTATAA
- a CDS encoding helix-turn-helix domain-containing protein: protein MEDKINDYVVPVEIREKLGAYIKARRDELAIGLNQISVKTGVASSLWSRLENGKVLKINPFLLKKIGEGLKIDYKELYKIVGYLDEDKNEIIGNIDLNLEYKKVPLYSSISAGYGACESDVIDYIALPMVNAFSGDVFAVRVNGDSMEHTIENHSIVFIKRDSEVANKKIGAFLLNNEALLKRYYITDNGVFLRSDNREYPDIRVREHDDFIIVGRYIGSVINEDDM, encoded by the coding sequence ATGGAAGATAAAATAAATGACTATGTTGTTCCAGTTGAAATAAGAGAAAAACTAGGAGCATACATAAAAGCTAGAAGAGATGAGTTAGCAATAGGATTAAACCAAATATCTGTTAAAACAGGTGTTGCTAGTTCGTTGTGGTCACGTTTAGAAAATGGAAAAGTTCTAAAAATAAATCCATTTTTATTAAAAAAAATAGGCGAAGGTTTGAAAATTGACTATAAGGAGTTGTACAAAATAGTGGGATACTTGGATGAAGATAAAAATGAGATAATTGGAAATATTGATTTAAACTTAGAATATAAAAAAGTTCCATTATATAGTTCTATCAGTGCTGGATATGGAGCTTGTGAATCAGATGTAATTGACTATATTGCATTACCGATGGTTAATGCTTTTTCTGGAGATGTATTTGCCGTAAGAGTAAATGGAGATAGTATGGAACATACAATAGAAAATCATTCTATTGTTTTTATTAAAAGAGATTCGGAAGTTGCGAATAAAAAAATTGGAGCTTTCTTATTGAATAATGAGGCTCTTTTAAAAAGATATTATATAACTGATAATGGTGTATTCCTAAGAAGTGATAATAGAGAGTACCCAGATATTAGAGTAAGAGAACATGATGATTTTATAATTGTAGGTAGATATATTGGTAGTGTTATCAATGAAGATGATATGTAA
- a CDS encoding ATP-binding protein has product MKCKYCGKEYIKNPVTLPDWMPLSMKEQIKFIPACDCLEKQKIIEMEQAEKERQHQCILNKVKKYRDISVIDNKFLKSKFEIADMNSSIMSLANKYSKSFLKENIKTGLFLFGNVGTGKTFASACIANRLMENGKTVLVMNLGLYINKLQREWAEAEKDVLEYVKNCDLLIIDDMGVENVKEWTQDKVFSLIDTRYRAEKPLIITTNLVLFNKGLPKEQIEAKLSIESRFSSRIADRINEMCYQHAVIGESKRNFDIDNFKEILKRA; this is encoded by the coding sequence ATGAAATGTAAATATTGTGGAAAAGAGTATATTAAAAATCCAGTTACATTACCAGATTGGATGCCTCTCTCAATGAAAGAGCAAATTAAATTTATTCCAGCTTGCGATTGTTTAGAAAAGCAAAAAATCATTGAAATGGAACAAGCTGAAAAAGAAAGACAACATCAATGTATTTTGAATAAAGTTAAAAAATATAGAGATATTTCAGTAATAGACAATAAATTCTTAAAGAGTAAATTTGAGATAGCTGATATGAACTCTAGTATCATGTCTTTAGCTAATAAATACAGTAAATCATTTCTAAAGGAAAATATTAAGACTGGATTATTTTTATTTGGTAATGTCGGAACAGGAAAAACTTTTGCAAGTGCCTGTATTGCTAATAGACTTATGGAAAATGGAAAGACAGTATTAGTAATGAATTTAGGACTATATATAAATAAGCTCCAAAGAGAATGGGCAGAGGCAGAAAAAGATGTATTAGAATATGTGAAAAATTGTGATTTACTCATCATAGATGATATGGGAGTAGAAAATGTAAAAGAATGGACACAAGATAAGGTATTCTCATTAATTGATACTAGATACAGAGCTGAAAAACCTTTAATTATTACTACTAACTTAGTTTTATTTAATAAAGGATTACCTAAAGAACAGATAGAAGCTAAACTCTCTATTGAAAGTAGATTTAGTTCAAGAATAGCTGATAGGATTAATGAAATGTGTTACCAACATGCTGTCATTGGAGAAAGTAAGAGAAACTTTGATATAGATAATTTTAAAGAGATTTTGAAGAGAGCATAG
- a CDS encoding potassium channel family protein: protein MSKIENDYVIIIGCGRFGSNVAEYLSSKRKSVVIIDKNEDNFNLLTENFSGFTIEADGMDEDTLKSANIEKAAILLAATNNDNTNIMIAQIAKKIYKVPTVIARVFDPTKHKIYEKYGIETISPTLLSVEKFKNLI from the coding sequence ATGAGTAAAATAGAAAATGATTATGTAATAATAATAGGGTGTGGTCGTTTTGGTTCTAATGTAGCTGAATATCTTTCAAGTAAAAGAAAAAGTGTAGTGATAATAGATAAAAATGAAGATAATTTTAATCTTCTCACTGAAAACTTTAGCGGTTTTACAATAGAAGCTGATGGAATGGATGAAGATACCTTAAAAAGTGCTAACATAGAAAAGGCTGCTATATTATTAGCTGCTACTAATAATGATAATACAAATATTATGATAGCTCAGATAGCTAAGAAAATATATAAAGTTCCAACAGTTATAGCTAGAGTATTTGACCCAACAAAACATAAGATTTATGAAAAATATGGAATAGAAACAATAAGTCCAACTCTTTTATCTGTAGAAAAATTTAAAAATTTAATATAA
- a CDS encoding ParA family protein, producing MSKVILVKANKGGVGKSWLTLQLAHATALKDKQVLIITSDSQNNIPRFAGIKENNFENGLEYWITKKNGTYLELRDNLYYIPLTTMNIPDKDIDNFRDFIKVIKKLFDYIYIDATPVLSLDDIFLEVADQIVIPTFLDSVTTSSITNMLRKAEYSKIKAIIPNRATRCKVEKEYYKKLVETLVDTSIFVSCPISQSAIISRLIEEGNTLFDKTKYNSSKFRAIIERALEVLL from the coding sequence ATGAGTAAAGTTATATTAGTAAAAGCAAATAAAGGGGGAGTAGGCAAAAGCTGGCTCACTCTCCAATTAGCTCATGCAACAGCTTTAAAAGATAAACAGGTATTAATCATCACTTCAGATTCTCAAAATAATATACCTCGTTTTGCTGGAATAAAAGAAAATAATTTTGAAAATGGTTTAGAGTACTGGATAACAAAGAAAAATGGAACATATTTAGAATTAAGAGATAATCTATACTACATACCATTAACTACTATGAATATTCCAGATAAAGATATAGATAATTTTAGAGATTTTATAAAAGTTATCAAAAAGTTATTTGACTACATCTACATAGATGCTACACCAGTTTTAAGCCTAGATGATATTTTCTTAGAAGTAGCAGACCAGATAGTAATACCTACATTCCTAGATTCAGTAACTACTTCAAGTATAACAAATATGTTGAGAAAAGCTGAATATAGTAAGATAAAAGCTATCATACCAAATAGAGCCACTAGATGCAAAGTGGAAAAGGAATATTACAAAAAATTAGTTGAAACTTTAGTAGATACAAGTATCTTTGTATCATGTCCTATATCTCAATCAGCTATTATATCTCGATTGATAGAAGAAGGAAATACACTATTTGATAAAACAAAGTATAATAGTTCAAAATTTAGAGCTATTATAGAGAGAGCTTTGGAGGTATTACTATAA
- a CDS encoding 3'-5' exonuclease — protein sequence MDKLENYIIVSLETTGLNHLVDEILKIEAIRIENGNIVDTFKEFIKPKFEIPKEASRINGITFEDVKNSPSIEDVLDKFKNFRKKGDILVAYNAEFVSKFIGFNFKRYKNSIFSHEFIDLLSLVRYIYKNIPSYNLKYVATYLKIDSTNKDKTIICYEILKNLKNKIGDNQEKIFNGSECIIKYLDEKKLKKLNKDSGYKKEVKKKWLLIILTFLVVFLGCIFINRNSNEKILEMKYGTSFDGKIAPQISDGKIKLEITANVPDGAILETTLVGYKGKEPTFNVQNIVIKDGKGEFIADISDWNHGYLSAMAMFRFNSDEIIQPKNIKALYGEHGEKMEGVFIQENHLKGYNGILKYKQIPYPSYEVLRAENKDNFNYIIINTFKDVPKSIVNDIQILELTNYSIRINIVVGDGWYNLSLSQKEKLVTQLSLAFKELAVKNYQAANNENVVVFFMSKSGNEVAAPKVFGGYEIK from the coding sequence ATGGATAAACTAGAAAATTATATAATTGTTAGTTTAGAAACAACAGGTTTAAATCATTTAGTAGATGAAATTTTAAAAATAGAAGCTATAAGAATAGAAAATGGTAATATAGTAGATACTTTTAAAGAATTTATAAAACCAAAGTTTGAAATTCCAAAAGAGGCGAGTAGAATAAATGGAATAACTTTTGAAGATGTTAAAAATTCCCCATCAATAGAAGATGTTTTAGATAAATTTAAAAATTTTAGAAAAAAAGGAGATATTTTAGTAGCCTATAATGCTGAATTTGTAAGTAAATTTATAGGTTTTAATTTTAAACGATATAAAAACTCTATTTTTTCACATGAGTTTATAGATTTATTATCACTAGTAAGATATATTTATAAGAATATACCTTCTTATAATCTTAAATATGTTGCAACATATTTAAAAATAGATTCAACTAATAAAGATAAAACTATTATATGTTATGAAATTTTAAAAAATTTAAAAAATAAAATAGGAGATAATCAAGAAAAAATATTTAATGGAAGTGAATGTATAATTAAATATTTGGATGAAAAGAAATTAAAAAAACTTAATAAAGATTCTGGATACAAAAAAGAAGTAAAGAAAAAATGGTTGCTAATAATTTTAACTTTTTTAGTAGTATTTTTAGGTTGTATCTTTATAAATAGAAATAGTAATGAAAAAATTCTTGAAATGAAATATGGCACTAGTTTTGATGGAAAAATAGCTCCACAAATATCAGATGGAAAGATAAAGTTAGAGATAACAGCTAATGTTCCAGATGGAGCAATATTAGAAACAACACTAGTAGGTTACAAGGGAAAAGAGCCAACTTTTAATGTCCAAAACATTGTTATAAAAGATGGTAAAGGAGAATTTATAGCAGATATTAGTGATTGGAATCATGGTTACCTTTCAGCAATGGCAATGTTTAGATTTAATTCTGATGAGATAATCCAGCCTAAAAATATAAAAGCTCTATATGGAGAACATGGAGAAAAAATGGAAGGAGTTTTTATTCAAGAAAATCATTTAAAAGGATATAATGGTATTTTAAAATACAAACAAATACCATATCCAAGCTATGAAGTTTTAAGAGCTGAAAATAAAGATAATTTTAATTATATAATAATTAATACTTTTAAAGATGTTCCAAAAAGTATTGTAAATGATATACAGATACTAGAATTGACAAACTATTCAATAAGAATTAATATAGTTGTAGGAGATGGATGGTATAATTTATCTTTATCTCAAAAAGAGAAATTAGTAACTCAACTATCGTTAGCTTTTAAAGAATTAGCTGTAAAAAATTATCAAGCAGCTAATAATGAAAATGTAGTTGTATTTTTTATGAGTAAAAGTGGAAATGAAGTAGCAGCTCCCAAAGTTTTTGGAGGATATGAGATAAAGTAA
- a CDS encoding carbon-nitrogen hydrolase family protein, protein MKIGILQINICKDINENIIKISKIISNNNADIFILPELSDRGYLYNNREELFSIATELEKNILINKLKNITLENKKSVIVGVAEKDGDKIYNSAIVIDKGYLIGTYRKIHLTDFEKNFFETGKENKVFEVQGVSIGLQVCFDVWFPEISREQIDLGANLIFISGNFGGVTTYEIYKIRAIENLTPIILCNRVGKEVNNNLSATFLGNSTIYNYDGTQLIFPLKEKERYLEFDIQEFRKNSNIMCKDFNFERKKEYFCRKERKNTEISKKQI, encoded by the coding sequence ATGAAAATAGGAATTTTACAAATAAATATTTGTAAGGATATAAATGAAAATATTATTAAAATTTCAAAAATAATTTCTAATAATAATGCTGATATATTTATTTTACCTGAACTCTCAGATAGGGGATATCTTTATAACAATAGAGAAGAACTTTTTTCTATAGCTACAGAATTAGAAAAAAATATCTTAATAAATAAGTTGAAAAATATAACATTAGAAAATAAAAAATCTGTAATAGTTGGAGTAGCTGAAAAAGATGGAGATAAAATATATAACTCTGCTATTGTAATAGATAAAGGATATTTAATTGGAACATATAGAAAGATTCATTTAACTGATTTTGAAAAGAATTTTTTTGAAACTGGAAAAGAAAATAAAGTTTTTGAAGTTCAAGGAGTAAGTATAGGTCTTCAAGTATGTTTTGATGTATGGTTCCCAGAGATATCAAGAGAACAAATAGACTTAGGAGCTAATTTAATTTTTATTTCGGGTAATTTTGGTGGAGTAACAACATATGAAATTTATAAAATAAGAGCTATTGAGAATTTAACTCCAATTATTCTTTGTAATCGTGTTGGGAAAGAAGTGAATAATAATTTATCGGCTACCTTTTTAGGAAATAGTACTATTTATAATTATGATGGAACTCAATTAATTTTTCCTTTAAAAGAAAAGGAAAGATATTTAGAATTTGATATACAAGAATTTAGAAAAAATTCAAATATAATGTGTAAAGATTTTAATTTTGAGAGAAAAAAAGAGTATTTTTGTAGAAAAGAAAGAAAAAATACTGAAATATCTAAAAAGCAAATATAA
- a CDS encoding potassium channel family protein yields the protein MNIIIVGEGKEVHFLIKSFISKGHHVTLIINNKEICRKFSKEHEEIEVVYGDATKPTILEDAGAIYANIVIALTQHDPDNLIICQMAKELYGVARTFAIVNDPKNVEIFKKLGLDTIISTVNIISSMIEQKISIEEITNLISLDEGKLSIFEIKITETSPVIGKMLSEIKIPNSAIIGCIIRKEEAVIPRGDTKIYYDDKLIILSLPTEQRKLFSILSGDK from the coding sequence ATGAATATAATAATAGTTGGAGAAGGAAAGGAAGTACATTTTTTAATAAAATCTTTTATATCTAAAGGACATCATGTTACTTTAATTATAAATAATAAAGAAATTTGTAGAAAATTTTCTAAAGAACACGAAGAGATAGAAGTAGTTTACGGAGATGCTACTAAACCAACTATCTTAGAAGATGCTGGAGCAATATATGCAAATATAGTAATAGCTTTAACTCAACATGACCCTGATAATTTAATAATATGTCAAATGGCAAAAGAATTATATGGAGTAGCTAGAACTTTTGCTATAGTAAATGACCCTAAAAATGTAGAAATATTTAAAAAACTTGGACTTGATACAATTATAAGTACAGTTAATATAATCTCTTCTATGATAGAACAAAAGATCTCAATTGAAGAGATTACTAATCTTATTTCATTAGATGAAGGTAAATTATCTATATTTGAAATAAAAATTACAGAAACTTCTCCTGTAATTGGAAAAATGTTAAGTGAAATAAAAATTCCAAATAGTGCTATTATAGGTTGTATAATTAGAAAAGAAGAAGCTGTTATTCCTAGAGGAGATACTAAAATTTATTATGATGATAAATTAATTATTCTCTCATTACCTACTGAACAAAGAAAACTTTTTAGTATATTATCAGGTGATAAATAA